The genomic window ACGGTAATGGTTCTCGTGTTGCACCAATGATTTTTGGACCAAAGAATGTAATAATTGTAGCAGGAATGAATAAGGTTGTTCCTGATTTAGAAAGTGCAAATAAAAGAATAGAATATATTTCACCAATGAATTCTAAAAGATTAAATTTTGATACTCCATGTACATATACAGGTAAATGTGATGATTGCATGTCACCTCAACGAATTTGTGTTCATAGGGTAATTGTAGAAACCGGTGTAAGACATCCAGGAAGATTTAAAATTATTTTAGTAAAAGAGGATCTAGGATTATAGTAATTAATATTCGATTAATATTTGTAATAATACTATATGTTTATTTATTTAAAATCAAAGGAAAAAAAGAATTTAAGAAAGCTGTAAAAAAAGGAAATAAAAATCTAATTCAAAATTCTATTAGAATATTTTCAATATTTTTAATAATCGGAATTCTACAAAATTTTCTCTCTCAATAACAAGTTGCTGATTTTTTACTGAATTTTTCTGGTGCTAAGGTATAATAACGGGTTTACTAACGGGTGAAATAATGATGGTACTCCCTGCATCAGGATATGCACAATATCTTTTTGAAAATAATGCAAGCGTTTCATTAGTATCTTCTTTTTTGTTATCTGTAATGTTAGGTAAATATTTTTAACGTATGAACTACAAAACGCTGGAAAGAAGTTTACCATTGTAAGAAATATCTATTCATAAAAAATTATAAAGTGGAAATAATTATTTTTTTAATAGCTATAATTCTAATATTTTTTAATCAAGACAAAGCAATGCAAGGAATAAAATATTCGGTAAAAACATTTTTATATCTTTTACATATTATTGTAAGTGTAGCCTATTTAACAGGTTTTATTTTAATACCAAAACAAACAATAAAAAAAATTGTAGGGAAAGAAAGTGGATTTAAAGGAAAATTATTAGGGATTATTTTTTCACTTTAATGGTAGGACCTGCATATGCGTTTTATCCATTTTTCGCTGAATTGATTGGAAATGGTGCAAGTATTGGAGTAATAGCTGTGACCATTACAGCCTGGTCTATTAAAATTCAATGGTTACCTTTTGCATTATCTATATTGGATATAAAATTTTTTTGTTGCTAAATCTATTTATAATAATTTATGCGTTTTCAAGTGGATATGTTATGGAATTATTTTATAATAATAAAAAGATTTAAATTAAGTGATGACATTTTTGTCATCACTTTTTATTTTTAATTACAAAGAAATATTCTAGAAATAATTTTAGATTATAATTATTTCGGATGCGAAATATTTCTATACAAAATATTTGTATGCGAAATTTATAAAAAAATAATATAGAGGAGGTTAATATGAAAATAGTTGCTATTAATTCAAGTATGAGAAAAGGAAGAACATACGAATTATTAACTAATATAGGTAAAAAACTTGATTATGATTTCGAAATAATTAATATTAAAGATTATAAGATTAATTATTGTTTAGGTTGTGAAGTCTGTATAAAAAAAGATTATTGTGTTATCAATGATGATGTTGAGAAATTAAAAGAAAAGTTAATTAATGCAGATGGAATAATAATTAGCACACCAGTATATATTGAAAATATTTCAGGTACCTTAAAAACTTTTTTTGATAGAAATTGCAAATGGGTACATAGATCTGAATTAATAGGTAAACCAGTATTATTAGTTTCTACTACTGCTGGTAGTGGATTAAAAGATGTTTTAGATTATTTAGAAAGTGTTGTTATTTCTTGGGGAATGAAACCTTGCGGAAAAATTGGTAGAAAAATACAAGAGAAAAAAGATGTTTCATCAGAAGAATTACAACTTTTTATAGACTCTATAGAAGGCAGAGCCAAAAAAGAGAAAATTAGTTTATCTAGACTTATTAGATTCCAAGTTCAAAAAGCTATGTCAACAAACCTGCTTGATTTAGATAAAAATTTTTGGAAAAAAAACGGATTAATAAATAAAAGTTATTTTTATGAAGAAAATACAAAAATTAATCCAATTTCTAAATTTATCTCAAATGAATTTGGAATTTTTTTATCTAAAAAAATTCAAGAAAATGCTCGAAAAGTCAAACTCCAAGGTGGTGAAAAAATTGAACAAAACATATGAGGTAATGTATTTATTTAAAGAAATAAGAGAATTAGTTAAAAAATCTATGGTTATGAGCTTCGAAGATAGTGAAATCACGTCATCTCAATGGATGTTATTAGGGGCATTATTAAAAAATGGGAAAATGACTATGAGTGAATTAAGTAATTATATCGGATTATCAAACAGCACTGTTTCTGGAATAGTAGATAGATTAGAAAAACATGATTATATAAGAAGAGTTAGAGATGATGAAGACAGAAGAAAAGTATATGTTGAAATTACAGAAAAATTTAATGAGGTGGCAAAAAAAAGTCATAAAAAAATAGAAAAACAATTAGGAGAAAGATTGAATAAAGTTTCAGATAAAGAGTTAAATACTGTAATAGAAGGTCTAAAAATTCTAAAAAAAATATTTGAGGAGGAATGATACTGTGCTTAAATTAATAAAATATCTAAAGCCATATACTTTACTTTTAATTCTAGCTATATTATTTTTATTTATTCAAGCTAAAGTTGATTTATCTTTGCCTGATTATATGTCAAACATTGTTAATGTAGGTATTCAACAAAACGGTATTGAAGATACTATACCTGTTGCTGTTAGAAATAGTCAAATGAAAAATTTATTTTTATTTTTGTCATCAGAAGAAAAAGAGAAAATTTTAAATATATATGAATATATAAAATCTGATAATGAAAAATATGATGAATATTTACAAAAATATCCAAATTTAAATGGTGAAGCAGTATACATACTAAAAGAGAAAACAAATGATTCAGAATTAGAAAAGATTTTTGCTAAAGCTTTTTTAGCAGTATCAGCTTTAGAAAGAGGAGAAACTGAAGGACTAAATATAAATAAGAATAGTAAATTAGATATTTTTAAACTAATAAATTTCTTACCTCTACAACAAAGAATTGATTTTGCAAATAATATATATGAAAAAATGAAAATCACAGGCGAAGAAATGATAAGACAATCTTTAATTATGTCTGTAAAAAATGAATATGAAAAATTAGGCGTAGATTTAAACAAAATACAAAGAAATTATATATTAAAATCTGGTAGTATAATGCTTTTGATTACATTATTAGGTGCGGTTATGGCTATTACTGTTGGTTATTTTGCTTCTAAAACAGCTGCTGGCTTAGCAAAAGATTTAAGGAAAAATATTTTTACAAAGGTTGAATTTTTTGCTGGAGAAGAATTTGACAAATTCTCAACAGCGTCTTTAATTACAAGAACAACAAACGATATTACCCAAATACAAAATGTTATGGTTATTTTAATAAGAATTATGTTTTATGCGCCTATTTTAAGTGTTGGAGCTATTTTTAAAGCTTTAGATAAAAGTCCATCATTATCGTGGATAATAGGTTTAGCTGTAGCTATTTTATTAACCCTTATAGGTATAATATTTTATTTTGCATTACCTAAATTTAAATTATTCCAAAAATTAGTAGATAAATTAAATTTAGTATCTAGAGAGAATTTAACAGGTATGATGGTAATAAGAGCCTTTAATACTAAAGAAAAAGAAAAAGAAAGATTTGATAATGTAAATAATGAAATAACAAAAACACAATTATTTATAGGTAGATTAATGTCATTATTAATGCCAGTTATGATGTTTGTTTTTAATGGTGTAATGTTGTTAATTATATGGTTTGGAGCAAAACAAGTTAATAACTTTAATCTTCAAGTTGGAGATATGATGGCATTTATGCAATACTCTATGCAAGTAATTTTTTCATTCTTAATGATGTCTATGATATTTATATTTTTACCTAGAGCATCTGTTTCAGCAAATCGTGTCGTTGAGGTATTAGAAACAGAACCTTCAATTACAGATCCTAAAGAACCTAAATCTTTAGATGAAAATGTAAGTGGAACTGTTGAATTTAAAAATGTATATTTCAAATATCCTGGAGCTGAAGATTATGCATTAAAAAATATTACTTTTAAAGCTTTACCAGGTCAAACCACTGCTATAATTGGTTCTACAGGTTCTGGTAAATCAACTTTAATAAATTTAATACCAAGATTCTATGATGTTACTGAAGGTCAAGTTTTAATTGATGGTATAGATGTAAGAGAATTGACTCAAAACGAATTAAGAAAATATATAGGTTATGTTCCTCAAAAAACTACATTATTTAGTGGAACAATAGAATCAAATATTAAATATGGAAATGAAAACTTATCTGATGAAGAAATGGAAAAAGTTGCAGATATTGCAGAAGCATTAGAATTCATTAATAAATTTCCAGATAGGTTTAAGCATGAAGTATCACAAGGAGGATCTAATTTCTCTGGAGGGCAAAAACAAAGATTATCTATTGCGAGAGCTTTAGCGAAAAAACCTAAAATTTATATTTTTGATGATAGTTTCTCTGCATTAGACTTTAAAACTGATTTAAAAGTCAGACGTAAATTAAGAGAATATACAAAAACTGGAACATTTATTATAGTTGCTCAAAGAATTGCAACAATTATGAATGCTGATCAAATTATAGTTTTAGATGAAGGAGAAATTGTAGGAATAGGGAAACACAGGGAATTATTAGAAACATGTCCAGTATATAGAGAAATAGCTTATTCTCAATTGTCAGAGGAGGAATTAGCATGAGTGAAAATAAAAGAAGACAACACAGGGGGGGACCTGGTGGAGGTCCAATGATGAGAGGACCTGTTGAAAAAGCTAATGATTTCAAAGGAACAATGAAAAGGTTAATAAATTATCTTTCACCATATAAAATTGCATTAATTATTGCTATTATATTTGCTATGGCTAGTGCTGCATTTTCTATCATAGGGCCAAAAATATTAGGTAAGGTAACAACAAAAATATTTGAAGGTATAATTGGAAAAATAATGGGTAGCTCTCAAGGAATTGACTTTGCATATATTGGAAGAATTATGCTTATATTATTGGGTATATATACATTGAGTGCAATATTTGGATATATACAAGGTTGGTTAATGACTGGAGTATCAGCAAAGGTCACATATAACTTAAGAAAACAAATAATGGAAAAAATTCATAAAATGCCGTTAAAATACTTTGATGGCACTAATCATGGTGAAATATTATCTAGAATTACAAATGATGTTGATACTATTAGTAATACTTTAAATCAAAGTTTATCTCAAATGATCACATCATTAACAACGGTATTAGGTGTTTTAGTAATGATGCTTACAATAAGTTGGCAAATGACATTAGTTAGTTTAATTATTCTTCCATTATCGGGATTCTTAATGATGTTTATTATAAAAAGATCACAAAAATATTTTAAAAAGAGACAAGAATTTTTAGGTCACGTAAATGGACATGTTGAAGAAATGTATGGCGGTCATATTATAGTTAAAGCTTTTAATGGAGAAGAAAAAAGTATAAATAAATTTAAAGAATTAAATGTTGAATTATATGATTCTGAGTGGAAATCTCAATTCTTGTCAAGCATAATGATGCCTTTAATGAATTTTGTGGGAAATTTAGGATATGTTATTGTAGCTGTTATGGGTGGATGGTTTGCTGCTATAGGCATTATAGAAGTTGGGGATATACAAGCTTTTATACAATATGTTAGATCATTTACTCAACCAATTGCTCAACTCGCAAATATTTCTAATGTTTTCCAACAAACTGCTGCAGCAGCAGAAAGAGTATTTGAATTTTTAGATAATGAAGAAGAAATTGAAACTACTAAAGTAAAAATAGATATTAATAATATTAAAGGAAAAGTTGAATTCAAAAATGTAAAATTCGGATATAATCCTGAAAAAATAGTTATTAAGAATTTTTCAGAAATTGTTCAACCAGGTCAAACTGTTGCAATTGTTGGACCTACTGGTGCTGGAAAAACAACTTTAGTTAAATTATTAATGAGATTTTATGATGTTAATGATGGTGCTATTTTAATTGATGATGTGAATATCAAAGATTACTCCAGGGAAGAATTAAGATCTATTTTTGGCATGGTTTTACAAGATACTTGGTTATTTAGTGGAACGATAATGGATAATATTAGATACGGTAGATTAAATGCTACTGATGAAGAAGTTATAGAAGCTGCAAAAATGGCACATGTTGATAGTTTTGTTCATGCTTTACCTGATGGATATCATATGGAAATTAATGAAGAAATGAATAATTTATCTCAAGGTGAAAAACAATTAATTACTATAGCTCGGGCATTTTTAGCAAATCCAAAAATTTTAATCTTAGATGAAGCTACAAGTTCTGTTGATACTAGAACTGAATTAAAAGTGCAACAAGCTATGGAAAGATTAATGAAAGGTAGAACGAGTTTTGTTATAGCACATAGATTATCAACTATTAAAAATGCTGATTTGATTATTGTAATGAACGAAGGAGATGTTATTGAACAAGGAACACACGAAGAATTATTAAAGAAAAATGGTTTTTATGCAGAATTATATAATTCTCAATTTGAATTAGCTGAAGAAATTTAAAAAATAAGGGGGAAACCCCTTATTTTCAGATTGTAGACAAACCCCATCCCGGTATAGCCAAGGATGGGGTATTTTTTTGAGAAATATTGGAAATTTTTAAGTATTTTTATGAATTTTT from Marinitoga litoralis includes these protein-coding regions:
- a CDS encoding flavodoxin family protein, translated to MKIVAINSSMRKGRTYELLTNIGKKLDYDFEIINIKDYKINYCLGCEVCIKKDYCVINDDVEKLKEKLINADGIIISTPVYIENISGTLKTFFDRNCKWVHRSELIGKPVLLVSTTAGSGLKDVLDYLESVVISWGMKPCGKIGRKIQEKKDVSSEELQLFIDSIEGRAKKEKISLSRLIRFQVQKAMSTNLLDLDKNFWKKNGLINKSYFYEENTKINPISKFISNEFGIFLSKKIQENARKVKLQGGEKIEQNI
- a CDS encoding MarR family winged helix-turn-helix transcriptional regulator, whose protein sequence is MNKTYEVMYLFKEIRELVKKSMVMSFEDSEITSSQWMLLGALLKNGKMTMSELSNYIGLSNSTVSGIVDRLEKHDYIRRVRDDEDRRKVYVEITEKFNEVAKKSHKKIEKQLGERLNKVSDKELNTVIEGLKILKKIFEEE
- a CDS encoding ATP-binding cassette domain-containing protein, which produces MLKLIKYLKPYTLLLILAILFLFIQAKVDLSLPDYMSNIVNVGIQQNGIEDTIPVAVRNSQMKNLFLFLSSEEKEKILNIYEYIKSDNEKYDEYLQKYPNLNGEAVYILKEKTNDSELEKIFAKAFLAVSALERGETEGLNINKNSKLDIFKLINFLPLQQRIDFANNIYEKMKITGEEMIRQSLIMSVKNEYEKLGVDLNKIQRNYILKSGSIMLLITLLGAVMAITVGYFASKTAAGLAKDLRKNIFTKVEFFAGEEFDKFSTASLITRTTNDITQIQNVMVILIRIMFYAPILSVGAIFKALDKSPSLSWIIGLAVAILLTLIGIIFYFALPKFKLFQKLVDKLNLVSRENLTGMMVIRAFNTKEKEKERFDNVNNEITKTQLFIGRLMSLLMPVMMFVFNGVMLLIIWFGAKQVNNFNLQVGDMMAFMQYSMQVIFSFLMMSMIFIFLPRASVSANRVVEVLETEPSITDPKEPKSLDENVSGTVEFKNVYFKYPGAEDYALKNITFKALPGQTTAIIGSTGSGKSTLINLIPRFYDVTEGQVLIDGIDVRELTQNELRKYIGYVPQKTTLFSGTIESNIKYGNENLSDEEMEKVADIAEALEFINKFPDRFKHEVSQGGSNFSGGQKQRLSIARALAKKPKIYIFDDSFSALDFKTDLKVRRKLREYTKTGTFIIVAQRIATIMNADQIIVLDEGEIVGIGKHRELLETCPVYREIAYSQLSEEELA
- a CDS encoding ABC transporter ATP-binding protein, encoding MSENKRRQHRGGPGGGPMMRGPVEKANDFKGTMKRLINYLSPYKIALIIAIIFAMASAAFSIIGPKILGKVTTKIFEGIIGKIMGSSQGIDFAYIGRIMLILLGIYTLSAIFGYIQGWLMTGVSAKVTYNLRKQIMEKIHKMPLKYFDGTNHGEILSRITNDVDTISNTLNQSLSQMITSLTTVLGVLVMMLTISWQMTLVSLIILPLSGFLMMFIIKRSQKYFKKRQEFLGHVNGHVEEMYGGHIIVKAFNGEEKSINKFKELNVELYDSEWKSQFLSSIMMPLMNFVGNLGYVIVAVMGGWFAAIGIIEVGDIQAFIQYVRSFTQPIAQLANISNVFQQTAAAAERVFEFLDNEEEIETTKVKIDINNIKGKVEFKNVKFGYNPEKIVIKNFSEIVQPGQTVAIVGPTGAGKTTLVKLLMRFYDVNDGAILIDDVNIKDYSREELRSIFGMVLQDTWLFSGTIMDNIRYGRLNATDEEVIEAAKMAHVDSFVHALPDGYHMEINEEMNNLSQGEKQLITIARAFLANPKILILDEATSSVDTRTELKVQQAMERLMKGRTSFVIAHRLSTIKNADLIIVMNEGDVIEQGTHEELLKKNGFYAELYNSQFELAEEI